Sequence from the Saccharopolyspora pogona genome:
ACAACTCCGACCGCGACTTCAGGTAACTTGTCAGGCCGGCCACGGTGATCGGGTCTGCTGCCTGCACAGCCACTCGCACTTGGTCCATCAGGATCTCCCACACGCTCCGTGACGATGTGGTCTCAGTGTGCGAAGGCCGTCTTCACGAATTCTCTACGTCGTCTCCACGCCGCCTATAGAACCGAACAGCCTGCTCAGAGCTCTTGTGCCGCTAGGGCGCAGCGCCTCCGCCCATGCGGCAAAAGGTCAATCCAGACCTTATGGAGCAGGGCCGCGTGTTCCTACCCCAAACTACGGCACCATCGGACATGCTCATGGGCATCCGCGATCTCGGACTCCAGCCGCTGCACCGCGTACTCGGCTTCGTCTGGCAGGTCGGTCATCGGCAAGAATTCCCTCTTTGTTTCGGCACCGTCAACCAACCATGCCCGAAACTCGTGCCGACTGTGGCCCCCGCAAGGAGAACTGACCTTTCGTGTAGCCCTCTTTGCCCCCGTTTCAACCCAAGACCGGCTATGGTGAGACGCCCGTCACAGCCACCTTGATGGGTAGGCGGATCTTCGTAACCCGGGATGTGAGGTTCTGAGAGCCCGTCGGCGAAAGGCGTCCGTGCCTTTGGAAGCGGTGCAGCCGCTTGCAGCCACCTTGCCAAGACGACCATCGGCGGGTTCTGAGAGGTTTCCTGGCGAGGACGGCCCCTCCACCGCGGATTGGACATACGTAAGGAGGGGCACCCACAGTCCAGGGAACCTCTCAGGTTCCGCCAAGCGACCACCCACCCAGGCCATTCGCCAACAGGCTCTGAGCTGAGATTTTGATTCGGATACTGCTACCGGTTGGACAGGTTGGATGATCACTGGCCGTAGTCAGCGGGAGATGCCGGGCTGGACGTCAAGCCGACGCCACCGCCCCACCTGGTGCTCCTCGGATCGCTGGATAGTCGCCCCATCGAAGAATTGCCGCCGCCGATGTCCAGGTCGCCTCGATGCCGAGCCGCCTGGTCATGGCTCGTGACGTCGCACTCCTCATCGGCCCGTCTCAACGACCGGCCCCGCGCTGCGGAGCTCGGCGACGGCGGCGGCCGCGCGCACTAGGGCGGCCACGCCGCGGCTGCGGGAGACCGCCGGCCAGGCGATGACCAGCGTGGCGGGAGGACAATCCTCGATGGGGACGTAGGTCACCGCCTGCCGTGGGTACCTCGCGGCGACCGAACTGGGGAGCACGGTCTTCGTCACCCCGAGGCCAATGAGCGTGAGCAGCTGCGCGAGGTCGCGCACGCCCTGCTTGTCGATGTCGCGCTCGGCGTGCTCGCCGACCTCGTCGAGGTCGAAGCCCAGGTCGGCGAGCTGGGCCAGAGAGGCCCCGGCAAGCGGGTGGTCTGCAGGCAGCGCTGCCACGCGCGGCTCGGTCGCGACGGTTTCCGCGTCGATGCCGCTTGCGTCGTAGGGCTCGAACATGAGCGCGGCGTCGGCTTCGCCCTTCCGCAGCAGCCGCGTGTGCTCCTGCCAGCCGCACAAACGGACGGAGACAGGCTCCGCATCGGGCTCGGCTGCCACCGCCGTGAGGATGTCTTCCAACAGACCGCCATCAGCGTCGGCTTTCACCGCGAGCAGCACACTGCGATGCCGTGCCCCCGCCCGTTCGGCACGGCGAACTGCCGCGTCTAGCGCCTCGAGCGCGGGCCGCGCGTGTGCCAGCAGGACCGCGCCGGGCTCGGTCAGCTCCACGACTCGCGTCGAACGCTGGAACAGGCGTACGCCCAGCTCAGCCTCAAGGTTGCGAACTGCTCGCGACAGCGCGGGGCCAGCGATGCCGAGCCGTCCCGCGGCACGCGTGAAGCTGCGTTCCTCCGCCACCGCGACGAAGTACCGCAGGGCGCGGGACTCGACCGCCATGCCCGACACCTTATTACCTGATCGGCACCGGTATTGATGCTTCCCCGTTCACAATCGGTGCTGAATCGGTCATTCCGCGATACCGCACCACTACCGCAGGCTAGGGGGCTACACGGACGGCCCACGAAGATTGAGGAGAGCATGAGAGCAATCGGAATCGAGCGCTTCGGTGACACCCCGGAGCTCAAGGAACTGCCGGTGCCTGAACCCGGCAGTGGTCAAGTGCAAATCGCCATCGATGCGGCGGCGATCAACCCGCTGGACATGGTTGTCGCCTCCGGGGCACTGGCGGCGTTCGGGGATTTCCGGTTCCCGCTCACACTCGGCATGGACGGCGCTGGCACCGTCACTGCGGTCGGTGACGGCGTCACGGAATTCGGCGTGGGAGATCGCGTCTTCGGCCAGTTTTGGAGCCAACCGCTGCAGTCCGGCACGTTCGCTGAGGTCTCGGTCGTGCAAGCGGTGCCCGCGTTCGGCGCACTGGCGACCATCCCCGACGAGTTGCCGAGTCACCTGGCCGCCGCGCTGCCGACCTCGGGAATGACTGCGCTCGGCGCGCTCGACCACATGCAGGTTTCCGAAGGTGGCACGCTACTCGTCATCGGTGCGACCGGAGGCGTCGGTACCTTCGCGGTGCAGGCCGCCGCAGCCCGCGGGATCCGGGTCATCGCAACGGCCTCCGTCGAGCTCATCGCGCAGGTGCGGCACTCGGCGCTGCCGAGATCGCAGTCCGCGACGTGGAGCCGCTCGACCAGGCGCTGTTGAGTCTCGCACCAGAGGGCGTCGATGCGATCCTCGACGTCGTCGGCGACCGCTCCACCACGAGCCGAGTGGCACGCGCCGTCAAGGATGGAGGTGCACTGTTCTCGACCGCCTTCGGCCTTGACGAGAAACTGCTCGATGACGAGCGCATCCGTACCGCGAACTACCGGCTGGACCGCAAACCTGAGCGTCTCATCGAGCTCACGAAACACGTCACCGCGGGCACGCTCCGCCCGGTCGTTGGCGCCGAACTCTCCCTCGAAGAGGCGCCATCGGCTCTGATCAACGGCGTGGAGATCTCCGGCCTGCGCGGCAAGACATTGCTGAGGGTGCGCTGACCTCCGCGTGCTCGCAGATCTCCGCCAGCACAGCCTTCCGTCCCAACCTGCATGTCGCGATCGAGCTGACAGCGGGCGAGTCATCGCCATCGGTGATTAGCAACCGCAACGGTACGACCGTCCACCGCTCTCCGGCATCACCGGGAAATTGGCCGCTCATGGGGTGATTGCCGACGGCGGCTACCGCGGCAACCCTGACGTGATCACGTCTTACCAGAAACGATTCACGGGCCCAGTGGTCGGCTCCGGGCCTTGGGGTCGGAGCGAGACCGATGCCCCTTTTCTTCTATTTCCCGGGTTAAA
This genomic interval carries:
- a CDS encoding LysR family transcriptional regulator; translation: MAVESRALRYFVAVAEERSFTRAAGRLGIAGPALSRAVRNLEAELGVRLFQRSTRVVELTEPGAVLLAHARPALEALDAAVRRAERAGARHRSVLLAVKADADGGLLEDILTAVAAEPDAEPVSVRLCGWQEHTRLLRKGEADAALMFEPYDASGIDAETVATEPRVAALPADHPLAGASLAQLADLGFDLDEVGEHAERDIDKQGVRDLAQLLTLIGLGVTKTVLPSSVAARYPRQAVTYVPIEDCPPATLVIAWPAVSRSRGVAALVRAAAAVAELRSAGPVVETGR
- a CDS encoding NADP-dependent oxidoreductase produces the protein MRAIGIERFGDTPELKELPVPEPGSGQVQIAIDAAAINPLDMVVASGALAAFGDFRFPLTLGMDGAGTVTAVGDGVTEFGVGDRVFGQFWSQPLQSGTFAEVSVVQAVPAFGALATIPDELPSHLAAALPTSGMTALGALDHMQVSEGGTLLVIGATGGVGTFAVQAAAARGIRVIATASVELIAQVRHSALPRSQSATWSRSTRRC
- a CDS encoding zinc-binding dehydrogenase, which produces MEPLDQALLSLAPEGVDAILDVVGDRSTTSRVARAVKDGGALFSTAFGLDEKLLDDERIRTANYRLDRKPERLIELTKHVTAGTLRPVVGAELSLEEAPSALINGVEISGLRGKTLLRVR